A genomic segment from Glycine soja cultivar W05 chromosome 18, ASM419377v2, whole genome shotgun sequence encodes:
- the LOC114395283 gene encoding cell division control protein 45 homolog → MREQNVESFYAKLRESALSSSSSPVLIFPSTSDVDSLCALKIIFHILESDSIQYACYPVSSFHEIHKYTSSSSSNDEPLSVVLVNWGNHRDLSKTLNLAPNARVFVVDSHRPIHLRNLSDQNDAVLVLFTKDDENQSDLASDFNLATLANAAPTVDSDSQSDSESESDSDSDSGSERNGSRKRRKKNPEDDDEDPIKLYRKLKKGYYRLGTFHGKPSGCLMYELADKLRKNTNELLWLACISLTDQFLHDRLSDERYHDGVMELEQHINSSGNLDVVTFVTLKDGTKIRAPNLSRITYEDQPRLMLLQEWSLFDSMMCSSYIATKLKTWSENGMKKLKLLFGTMGFALGDCQQKFQHMNVEVKRNMKKEFERFLPEYGLTDFYYRSFIRTLKYSSKISAADVVYGVTALLESFVRSDGSCASKQFGVAYDALSLNNIDNLRTGMQHAIKIQRAILRQGSAAITKIGCIRSGRSFRWLKLEDSNDAMLLGYPQALTKFCLFIMDALREKGAKMKPLICVCVSQEPGKVLIVGVCGRPRLGGAQANAFGIAFRTAAEEIGTEFFHELFESSWIVLDASAVNSFMVRLTKKL, encoded by the coding sequence ATGAGAGAGCAAAACGTTGAGTCGTTCTACGCTAAGCTTCGCGAGTCCGCGctatcttcttcctcttctccgGTTCTGATTTTTCCCTCAACCTCCGACGTGGACTCTCTCTGTGCCCTAAAAATCATCTTCCACATCCTCGAATCCGATTCCATCCAATACGCGTGCTACCCAGTGTCGTCTTTTCACGAGATCCACAAGTACACGTCATCTTCCTCCTCAAACGACGAGCCTCTCTCCGTCGTTTTGGTTAATTGGGGCAACCACAGAGACCTCAGCAAAACCCTCAACCTCGCCCCCAACGCCCGCGTTTTCGTCGTCGACAGCCACCGCCCCATCCACCTCCGCAACCTCAGCGATCAAAACGACGCCGTTCTGGTGCTCTTCACTAAAGACGACGAGAACCAATCCGATCTCGCATCCGACTTCAACCTCGCCACGCTCGCCAACGCCGCCCCCACCGTCGATTCGGATTCCCAGTCCGACTCCGAATCTGAATCCGATTCCGACTCCGACTCCGGCTCCGAAAGAAATGGATCTAGAAAGAGGAGAAAGAAGAACCCTgaggatgatgatgaagatccAATTAAGCTCTACCGGAAGCTGAAGAAAGGCTATTACCGATTGGGGACGTTTCACGGGAAGCCCTCTGGGTGTTTGATGTATGAACTTGCTGACAAGCTCAGGAAGAACACCAACGAGTTGCTCTGGCTCGCATGCATTTCCCTCACGGATCAATTTTTGCACGATAGATTGAGCGATGAGAGGTACCATGATGGAGTCATGGAGCTTGAGCAGCACATAAACAGTTCTGGTAATTTGGATGTGGTTACTTTTGTTACTCTTAAGGATGGCACCAAGATTCGTGCCCCGAATTTGTCGCGGATTACTTATGAGGACCAGCCGAGGCTCATGCTGTTGCAGGAGTGGAGCCTCTTTGACTCCATGATGTGCTCCTCGTACATTGCCACCAAGTTGAAGACGTGGAGCGAGAATGGGATGAAGAAGCTGAAGCTTCTGTTTGGGACGATGGGGTTCGCTCTTGGTGATTGCCAGCAGAAGTTTCAGCACATGAATGTGGAGGTGAAGCGCAATATGAAGAAGGAGTTTGAGAGGTTTTTGCCTGAGTATGGGCTCACTGATTTTTACTACAGGAGTTTCATTAGGACTCTCAAGTATAGTTCTAAGATTTCTGCTGCGGATGTGGTGTATGGTGTCACTGCATTGCTTGAGTCTTTCGTGAGATCAGATGGTTCTTGTGCTTCTAAGCAGTTTGGTGTGGCCTATGATGCGCTTTCTTTGAACAATATTGACAACTTGAGAACCGGGATGCAGCATGCTATTAAGATTCAGAGAGCAATTTTAAGGCAAGGCAGTGCTGCAATTACTAAGATTGGGTGTATAAGGAGTGGAAGGAGTTTCCGGTGGCTGAAGCTGGAGGATTCCAATGATGCTATGCTGTTGGGGTACCCACAGGCTTTGACTAAGTTCTGTTTATTTATCATGGATGCTTTGCGAGAGAAAGGGGCCAAAATGAAGCCTTTGATTTGTGTTTGTGTGTCTCAGGAGCCCGGGAAGGTGCTGATTGTGGGGGTTTGTGGGAGGCCGCGTTTGGGTGGGGCTCAAGCAAATGCATTTGGGATTGCATTTAGGACTGCGGCAGAGGAGATTGGAACTGAGTTCTTTCATGAGTTATTTGAATCATCGTGGATTGTTCTGGATGCTTCAGCTGTGAATTCTTTCATGGTTAGGTTGACCAAGAAGCTGTGA